The DNA window CAGGATGCCGGCCCTGGCGTCGGCAAACCAGACCGGGAAGACCGTCTCCAGCATCCCGAACTCGAAGTTGGTGTCCCACTGGATGGCGAGCTGATCACGCGGCACTGTCTCCAGCACCAGGCGAAGCTCGGCCAGCAGGCGAGCCTCGTAGGCGGGCTCCAGCAGAGCCTGGGCCTCGGGCACGACGAACGCGCTGATGGGCGCCAGCGGTGTGGGCAGGCAGACCTGGAAGCGGCAGGCCTCCGGCAGCAGCGCATCGCGCTTGAGCCGCGCGAACATCCGATAGGACGCGATCGCCGCTTCCGCATACCCCAGCGCCTCGAAGACGACGCCGGCCGGGTGCGCGGCCTCGTCCAGGCGCACGCGCGGCAGCGGCCGCCAGCTGTTCGGGCCGGGCGGCACCACCTCGAGCTGAGGGTGGGAGGTGAACACGGGTAACTGCCAGACGATCCAGTCGGAGCGGGGCCCGGTCTCCCCATCGGGAATGCGCCGCAGCCGGTCGCCGATGGCGGCGGCCACGGTGCGGAACACCGCCTCGGCGCTGGCCAGCGGCACGCTGCCCACCAGGTGAGCGCCATGCGCCGGGACGTGCGGGTCCACTGCCCTCAGCGCCAGATGTCGCGCGCGACCCTCGCCACCAGCCCCAGCTTGGCCCACTGATCCTCCTCGCTGAGGAGGTTGCCCTCCATCATCGAGGCGAAGCCGCACTGGGGCGACAGGGCCAGGTCCTCGAGCGGCACGTAACGGGAGGCCTGTTCGACGCGGCGCCGTACGTCGGCGGCCGACTCCAGCTGGGGACGCTTGCTGCTGACCAGGCCCAGGACGACGGCCTTGCCGCGGGGCACGAACCGGAGCGGCTCGAAGCTGCCCGAGCGCTCGTCGTCGTACTCGAGCAGGAAC is part of the Candidatus Methylomirabilota bacterium genome and encodes:
- a CDS encoding 5-methyltetrahydropteroyltriglutamate--homocysteine S-methyltransferase gives rise to the protein FLLEYDDERSGSFEPLRFVPRGKAVVLGLVSSKRPQLESAADVRRRVEQASRYVPLEDLALSPQCGFASMMEGNLLSEEDQWAKLGLVARVARDIWR